A section of the Mycoplasmopsis synoviae ATCC 25204 genome encodes:
- a CDS encoding hemagglutinin — MLLIYWDGFMPKIVVDDGYVEDTEENNKENNKNTNQQKLEAWFKANQDKFTLVADQLTRKLGSDKFKNVTLTNPQVSYEEVTVNSNTWKNPKVTFNIQTKPGYQLTEPTTEESQISLSIRVLYSSQESNQNLLTIQGASPTAAPSGSSVDDAKVKAKVNVYMNYTGPNIVLDADLPTVGGKENTSINGTSNVEGTFNDKFKELLVDNNRVPREFLSTVINYVNKFDPKFRAQLVTDTNGVAITSVQSKKELRIGNLNDLLYNKKVFLQQVNGDSSAVYFAVNGVTSEGWLNTFLIRIPLTKFVRPLTAFTAPPASAPTQTDSGTGAQTQPEAQS; from the coding sequence ATGTTACTAATATACTGAGACGGGTTTATGCCTAAAATAGTTGTAGATGATGGTTACGTAGAAGATACTGAAGAAAATAATAAGGAAAATAACAAAAATACAAATCAACAAAAACTAGAAGCTTGATTTAAAGCAAATCAAGACAAATTTACTTTAGTAGCTGACCAATTAACAAGAAAATTAGGTTCTGATAAATTTAAAAATGTAACTCTAACAAATCCTCAAGTTAGCTATGAAGAAGTAACTGTTAATTCAAATACTTGAAAAAATCCAAAAGTTACCTTTAACATTCAAACAAAACCGGGTTACCAGTTAACAGAGCCTACAACAGAAGAAAGTCAAATTTCACTTTCTATTAGAGTTCTTTATTCATCTCAGGAATCTAACCAAAACCTACTTACTATTCAAGGAGCTTCTCCTACTGCAGCGCCAAGTGGTTCATCAGTTGATGATGCTAAAGTAAAAGCTAAAGTTAACGTTTATATGAACTACACCGGGCCAAATATTGTCTTAGATGCAGATCTACCAACAGTAGGTGGAAAAGAAAATACTTCAATTAATGGTACTTCAAATGTTGAAGGAACCTTTAACGATAAATTCAAAGAACTATTAGTCGATAATAATCGAGTGCCAAGAGAATTTCTTAGCACAGTTATAAACTATGTTAATAAATTTGACCCTAAATTTAGAGCTCAACTTGTAACAGATACAAACGGAGTTGCTATAACTAGTGTTCAAAGCAAAAAAGAACTTAGAATAGGAAATTTAAACGATTTACTATACAATAAGAAAGTGTTTTTACAACAAGTTAATGGAGACTCAAGCGCAGTATATTTTGCAGTTAACGGTGTAACCAGCGAAGGTTGATTAAATACCTTCTTAATTAGAATACCTTTAACTAAATTTGTAAGACCTTTAACAGCATTTACTGCTCCTCCAGCTTCGGCTCCTACTCAAACAGATTCTGGAACAGGTGCACAAACTCAACCAGAAGCACAAAGCTAA
- a CDS encoding hemagglutinin — translation MLLIYWDGFMPKIVIDDYVADGYDVANNAENNRAQHEAANRPLLEQWFKVNQDKLSLVAEQLTKKLGEEKFKNMTLSNPEISWDEVKFSNKVSNKGYLTPKVTFNLTPKEDYKKASDSSETVTLTIRNLYKEANSDTNVFATQGASSSTTPNNASQANDATTIEKVNVYLNYTGSNIELDADLPRVGEQENTSLNGTSNVTDDFNNKFNKLLIRYKAESSLFQAIINYVNKFDPKFRAQLVTDINGVTVTKVEKIKELRPGTLDDLLKNRNNVFLQQMKNDTKAVYFAVTAIASNGWLNTFLIRIPLTKFVKPLSVFTAPVVTPPAEEATGGSQTQEARLQPAGYSNSDSSGSTEQTPPSTT, via the coding sequence ATGTTACTAATATACTGAGACGGGTTTATGCCTAAAATAGTTATAGATGATTACGTAGCAGATGGTTACGACGTAGCAAATAATGCCGAAAACAATAGAGCACAACACGAAGCTGCAAATAGACCATTACTAGAACAGTGATTTAAAGTTAACCAAGATAAATTAAGCCTTGTAGCAGAGCAGCTAACAAAAAAATTAGGTGAAGAAAAATTCAAGAATATGACTTTATCAAATCCTGAAATTTCTTGAGATGAAGTTAAATTTTCTAATAAAGTTTCTAATAAAGGTTATTTAACCCCAAAAGTAACTTTTAACTTAACTCCTAAAGAAGACTATAAAAAAGCAAGTGATTCTTCTGAAACAGTTACATTAACTATTAGAAATCTATACAAAGAAGCTAATTCAGATACAAATGTATTTGCAACTCAGGGAGCTTCATCTTCAACAACTCCTAATAATGCATCACAGGCAAATGATGCAACCACAATTGAAAAAGTTAATGTTTACTTAAACTACACCGGGTCAAATATTGAATTAGATGCAGATCTACCAAGAGTAGGCGAACAAGAAAATACTTCACTAAATGGAACTTCAAATGTAACAGATGACTTTAATAATAAATTCAATAAATTATTAATAAGATATAAGGCTGAATCTTCATTATTCCAAGCAATAATTAACTATGTTAATAAATTTGACCCTAAATTTAGAGCTCAACTTGTAACAGATATAAACGGAGTTACTGTAACTAAAGTTGAAAAAATAAAAGAGCTAAGACCTGGAACTTTAGACGATTTACTAAAAAATAGGAACAACGTATTCTTACAACAAATGAAAAATGATACAAAAGCAGTGTATTTTGCAGTAACTGCAATAGCAAGCAATGGATGATTAAATACTTTCTTAATTAGAATTCCTTTAACTAAATTTGTTAAACCTTTAAGCGTATTTACAGCACCAGTAGTAACTCCTCCTGCAGAAGAAGCTACTGGAGGAAGTCAAACTCAAGAAGCAAGATTACAACCAGCTGGATATAGTAATTCAGATTCATCTGGATCTACAGAACAAACACCACCAAGTACAACTTAA
- a CDS encoding hemagglutinin: MLIKFWDGFMPKIVVQGYEADGEEKGKATHKEANQKKLEDWFAANQDKLSLVADQLTRKLGKDKFKNMVLSTPTITWDEVEFSNKGSNKVYLTPKVTFNLAAKEGYALAQDSATSVTLTIRVLYKDSNLTRNVLSTQGAYYTAAPKNAIVDDANVKAKVNVYMNYTGPNIELDADLPTVGGKENTSINGTSNVEGTFNDKFKKLLVNVVGESITQTSLLQAIINYVNKFDPKFPAEFVLKTNGVTVASVQNNTQLRIGSLNDFLYNNKGFLQQVNTDTKAVYFAVMGVTSNGWVNTFLIRIPLTKFVRPISVLEEQTTEEETQESQEGQENQEQGSTTQTNTESSGTGQSSDLTEVSA; this comes from the coding sequence ATGTTAATTAAATTTTGAGACGGGTTTATGCCTAAAATAGTAGTGCAAGGTTATGAAGCAGATGGTGAAGAAAAAGGTAAAGCAACTCACAAAGAAGCAAATCAAAAAAAACTAGAAGATTGATTTGCAGCTAACCAAGATAAACTAAGTCTTGTAGCAGATCAGCTAACAAGAAAATTAGGAAAAGATAAATTCAAGAATATGGTTTTATCAACTCCTACTATCACTTGAGATGAAGTTGAATTTTCTAATAAAGGTTCTAATAAAGTTTATTTAACCCCAAAAGTTACTTTCAATCTGGCAGCTAAGGAAGGATATGCTTTAGCACAAGATTCAGCTACTAGCGTAACTCTTACAATAAGAGTTTTATATAAAGATTCAAATTTAACTAGAAACGTGCTTTCAACACAAGGAGCTTATTATACTGCAGCACCTAAAAATGCTATCGTTGATGATGCTAATGTAAAAGCTAAAGTTAACGTTTATATGAACTACACCGGGCCAAATATTGAGTTAGATGCAGATCTACCAACAGTAGGTGGAAAAGAAAATACTTCAATTAATGGTACTTCAAATGTTGAAGGAACCTTTAACGATAAATTCAAAAAATTATTAGTAAACGTAGTAGGGGAGAGTATCACTCAAACTTCATTATTACAAGCAATAATTAACTACGTTAATAAATTTGACCCTAAATTTCCAGCTGAATTTGTATTAAAAACAAACGGAGTTACTGTAGCTAGCGTTCAAAACAACACACAACTTAGAATAGGAAGTTTAAACGATTTCCTATACAATAACAAAGGATTCTTACAACAAGTAAATACTGACACTAAAGCAGTATATTTTGCAGTGATGGGTGTAACAAGCAATGGATGAGTAAATACTTTCCTAATTAGAATACCTTTAACTAAATTTGTAAGACCTATAAGCGTACTTGAAGAACAAACCACCGAAGAAGAAACTCAAGAATCTCAAGAAGGTCAAGAAAATCAAGAGCAAGGATCAACAACTCAAACAAATACAGAATCTAGCGGAACAGGTCAAAGCTCAGATTTAACCGAAGTATCTGCTTAA
- a CDS encoding hemagglutinin: MLNLYWDGFMPKIVLEGFDKTWEQNSEENERKIRKWFDNAANWVGLSDQLTKKLGAERFKNVKLTYKEVTFSTNAVKTPTVTFTVEAQDGYTLDNSANEISLVVRVLYNRGSENVIQLPTQGASSSAAPAGSTPSNNAAVIRDVNVYMNYTGPALILNAALPTVGNAANTSLNGTSNVTDEDFNAALEDCYLPIDM, encoded by the coding sequence ATGCTTAATTTATACTGAGACGGATTTATGCCGAAAATTGTGCTTGAAGGTTTTGATAAAACTTGAGAACAAAATTCAGAAGAAAACGAAAGAAAAATTAGAAAATGATTTGATAATGCAGCAAACTGAGTAGGACTATCAGATCAACTAACTAAAAAGCTTGGAGCAGAAAGATTTAAAAACGTAAAGTTAACTTATAAAGAAGTTACCTTTAGTACTAATGCTGTTAAAACTCCAACTGTAACATTTACAGTTGAAGCACAAGATGGATACACTCTTGATAATTCAGCAAATGAAATTAGCCTTGTTGTTAGAGTCTTATATAACCGTGGAAGTGAAAACGTAATTCAACTTCCTACACAAGGAGCTTCATCTTCAGCAGCGCCAGCTGGTTCAACGCCATCTAATAATGCCGCAGTAATTAGAGACGTAAACGTTTATATGAACTACACCGGACCTGCACTAATATTAAACGCAGCTCTACCTACTGTTGGTAACGCAGCTAATACTTCATTAAATGGAACATCAAACGTTACAGATGAAGACTTTAACGCTGCATTAGAGGACTGCTATTTACCGATAGATATGTAA
- a CDS encoding hemagglutinin, with amino-acid sequence MLALYWDGFMPKIVLTDFDKTWGQNSEENERKIRKWFDNAANWASLSEQLTKKLGAERFKNVKLTFKSARFSTDPAKVPTVTFTVAAKEGYTLTTGDNASATEISLVVRVLYNRESESTIQMPTQGASSSAAPRGATVNDAKAKAKVNVYLNYTDI; translated from the coding sequence ATGTTAGCGCTATACTGAGACGGGTTTATGCCTAAAATAGTGCTAACTGATTTTGATAAAACTTGAGGACAAAATTCAGAAGAAAACGAAAGAAAAATTAGAAAATGATTTGATAATGCAGCAAACTGAGCTTCTTTATCTGAACAACTAACTAAAAAGCTTGGAGCAGAAAGATTTAAAAACGTAAAGTTAACTTTCAAAAGTGCAAGGTTTAGTACTGATCCTGCTAAAGTTCCAACTGTAACATTTACAGTTGCAGCAAAAGAAGGCTACACTTTAACTACAGGCGATAATGCTTCTGCTACAGAGATAAGTCTTGTAGTTAGAGTCTTATATAACCGTGAAAGTGAAAGCACAATTCAAATGCCAACACAAGGAGCTTCATCTTCAGCAGCACCTAGAGGAGCTACCGTTAATGATGCTAAAGCAAAAGCTAAAGTTAATGTGTATTTAAACTACACCGACATTTAA